The sequence AGAGCGGTAGCGATCGCATCGACAAGCGGTCTGGTTAGTCGGAAGGGGTCAGGTCGGTACCTCCCGGTACTGAAACTAGGATCCGACCTTCTTCACGCGCGGCGGCTCGAACTGCTCACCATAATTGGGGTATTCGATCGTCACCGTTTCACCTGGGCGCGTGTTCTGAGTCAGCAATTCCAGCGCGTCGCGCAAAACTTTCTTTTGCAAGTCGCGCATGCCGGGACGGCCGAGGCTGTTGCCGATCTTAAATCCCTTCGGATAAAGCGCGCGTGGCGGACGCATCTGCGCTGACACTTCCGGGCTGACGGTAATCAGAACCGTCGGAATCCCTTTCATTTCAATTTCACGTTGGACCGCGACGACCGTGCGGTGACAGACGCTGGGTCAGCCACCGGTAAGAATGACCGCGTCGGCCCGCGAGCCCTTATCGATGTCATTGGCGATTTCACGCGCGGTGCCCTCATACATCGCCTTGAGCTGCATGGTGTAACCCATGTACCCGATGTGCTTTTTGGCGATGCCGCCGATGAAGCCTTCCGCGTGGAGATCGCGCAGCACGTCGATCGGAAAGACGACGTTGATGTCTTCGTCAGCGTCGCGATGATCGTAGTGATGATGAGTGACCATCAGGTCTCGGGAATCAACATCCGGTAGGATCTCGCGATACGTCAGGTCGCCAAGTTCGTCGGCGATGTTGAACCCTTCCTGATCCTTAAGGTGCACCCCACCGGCAGTGACGATTGCCACGGTGGTCTTCGAAAGCTCGCGTTCGAAGGGAGTGAACGGAACGCATTTGCGAGAGATAGTCATTGTGGAAGTAGGTTAGCAAACCAGCACGTCTGTGCAAAAGCGGCTCTGTGTCTCTGTGTCTCAGTGCCTCGGTGGTGAGTGAACTTGCGAAAAATTCACCACAGAGTCACGGAGGCTTCACCGAGGCACAGAGCGAAAATGAAAATGCCAGATGCCGGATTGCGTCCGACATCTGACATCTGATTTCTGACTTCTGACTTCTGACTTCTGCGCTTACAGCTTCCGCAACACCTCAAACAACTCTTCGTTGTCCGGCTGATCGGAAATGTCGTGAATGTCTACGTGGGCGAACTTGCCTTCCTTGTCGACGATAAATATCGCGCGCTCGGAAATGCCGTCGCTCGCCCGGTACGCGCCGAAGGCCTGCGCTACTTCGCCTTTGGGATGAAAGTCGCTGAGAAGATCGTA is a genomic window of Pyrinomonadaceae bacterium containing:
- a CDS encoding glycine/sarcosine/betaine reductase selenoprotein B family protein produces the protein MTISRKCVPFTPFERELSKTTVAIVTAGGVHLKDQEGFNIADELGDLTYREILPDVDSRDLMVTHHHYDHRDADEDINVVFPIDVLRDLHAEGFIGGIAKKHIGYMGYTMQLKAMYEGTAREIANDIDKGSRADAVILTGG